ATGGATGATCGTAACATTGGATACACGCAAGGCATAGGCTCTTCCGATATCGGAGCATTTGCCGACAATCTGGCTGAGTCTTTGGATCGCCAGATGAAGATCGCTTTCGAACCCGAAGAACGAAAGTCCCTACGTCGCTTCAGTTCCACCGAAGTCGCCGGCCTCCTGCGCGTAAGCACATCTAACCTGCGCAACCGGCACAAGGACGGCAGCTTCCCGGAAGTGCATACAGACAACCGCGGACACCGGTTCTACACAGCCCAAGAGATTGATGAGTTGCGCGATGTTCTTGGACGCACTGGAAAGAACGCAGAAAGCTACCGCCCAGGTCGACGTGATGGCGATCGTCTCCAGGTGATATCCGTCGTCAACTTCAAAGGCGGCTCATCAAAGACTACTGCAACGATTCATCTTGCGCAAAGGTATGCCTTGCGCGGTTACCGCGTGCTGGTCCTAGACCTCGATCCGCAAGCAAGTTTGACCACGTTTTTCGGCTTTCGGCCCGAGCTTGAGTTCGCCGATGGCGGCACAATCTATGATGCTTTGAGATATGAGGACCAAGTTCCTCTCTCGAACGTCATCCAAAAGACCTACTTCCATAAGCTCGACATGGTGCCCGCCGGTTTGATGCTCTCGGAGTACGAAACCGAGACCGCAAACGCTCTCGCCCGTCGCGTACAGCCCATCTTTGCAGAGCGCCTCGCCTTGGCGCTTGAAGAGGTTGAGGCAAACTACGACATCGTCCTGATCGACTGCCCGCCTCAGCTTGGGTTTCTAACCCTGACTGCGCTGGCAGCCTCGACGGGGCTTTTGGTTACCGTGGTACCTGGCATGCTTGACATCGCATCCATGAGCCAATTCCTGAAGCTTGCTTCAGAAACGGTCAAGGCCGTGGAGGAAGCCATCGGTCGGCGTGTCACATGGGATTTTGTCAAGTTCCTGATTACCAGATATGAACCGTCGGACGGTCCGCAGACCCAAATGGCAGGCTACCTGAGATCAATTCTGGCAGGTCAGGTCATGACAGAGCCAATGCTGAAGTCTACGGCGATCTCCGACGCGGGGATGACCCAGCAGACCGTCTACGAAGTCGATCCAAGCCAATTCATCAGAAAGACAATTGATCGCGCCCTGACCAGCGTGAATGGCGTTGGCGATGAGCTAGAGCAGACGATCCAAATGGCATGGGGGCGTCGCTGATGGCCCGAAACATCTTCAACCAGCCTCCAAGGAATGAGACGGAGAGCGGAGCCCCCTCCCCTACCCCGCCAAAAGCGGCAAAGCTGCCGGGATCTGTTGGAGGATTGCGCGACTCTTTGCGCGAGATCACAGCAAACTCGATTCGCGATATCGAACCCGATCAGATTGACATGGATGGGCTGCGCGATCGGTTGGTGCTGGAAGATTCCAGTATCGATGAGTTGGCCGAGAGCATTCGCAAGCATGGCCAACAAGTGCCCATCATGGTCCGTCCATCAGCCCAACCGGACAGATACCGCATCATCTACGGCCGCCGCAGGCTTGCGGCGATCCGTAAGGTCGGTGGAACGGTCAAGGCAATTGTTCGAACCTTGGACGATGACGCATCTCTGATCGCTCAAGGC
This genomic stretch from Pseudosulfitobacter sp. DSM 107133 harbors:
- the repA gene encoding plasmid partitioning protein RepA, coding for MDDRNIGYTQGIGSSDIGAFADNLAESLDRQMKIAFEPEERKSLRRFSSTEVAGLLRVSTSNLRNRHKDGSFPEVHTDNRGHRFYTAQEIDELRDVLGRTGKNAESYRPGRRDGDRLQVISVVNFKGGSSKTTATIHLAQRYALRGYRVLVLDLDPQASLTTFFGFRPELEFADGGTIYDALRYEDQVPLSNVIQKTYFHKLDMVPAGLMLSEYETETANALARRVQPIFAERLALALEEVEANYDIVLIDCPPQLGFLTLTALAASTGLLVTVVPGMLDIASMSQFLKLASETVKAVEEAIGRRVTWDFVKFLITRYEPSDGPQTQMAGYLRSILAGQVMTEPMLKSTAISDAGMTQQTVYEVDPSQFIRKTIDRALTSVNGVGDELEQTIQMAWGRR